Part of the Pseudomonas chlororaphis genome, GGCCTCCTGGCGCCGCTCTACAGTGGCATGCCCTGCTACCTGATGGCTTCGCAGACCTTCGTCAACGCACCGTCCACCTGGTTGCAGGCCTTGAGTCGCTACCGTGGCACCGTGAGTTTCGCCCCCAATTTCGCCTACGCCCTGTGCAACCGGGTGGTCAGCGACAACCTGATCGCCCAACTCGACCTGAGCGCCTGGAAACACGCCATCAACGGCGCCGAGCCGATCCACCCCGGCACTCTGGATGCCTTCGCCCAGCGCTTTGCCGCTTGCGGGCTGAACCCGCTGGCGATCAGCCCCGGTTATGGCCAGGCCGAAGCGACGCTGTGTGTCAGCGCCACCCCGGCGGATGTGCTGCCGGTGGTGTTGCGCCTGGACAAGGCTGTGCTGGAAACCGGCCGCGCGGCCCTGGCGAACGCCGATGCCGCCGCCGTCGAATTCGTCGCCTGTGGCTTCCCGCAGGCCTTGCACAGCATCGCCATCGTCGACCCGCAGACCCACGAGCGTTGCGCCGCTGATCGCATCGGCGAAGTCTGGCTCAAGGGCCCGAGCAACGCCGAGTCCTATTGGAAAAACCCCGAGGCCACCCGCGAAGCCTTTGAAGCACAGATCGTCGGTTCCTCCGAGCACTACCTGCGCTCCGGCGACCTGGGTTTCATGCACAAAGGCCAGGTGGTGATCTGCGGACGGCTCAAGGACCTGTTGATCCTCAACGGGCGCAACCTCTACCCCCACGACATCGAGTTCGCCATCACCGATGCCGAGCCCGGCATCCGCACCGGGCGCATCGCCGCGTTCTCGGAAATGGACCCGGTCCTGGGCCGCGAGAAACTGGTGATCGTCGCCGAGCCGCAGCGCAAGTTCGTCGACCCGGCGCGGCATCCGGCGCTGTTCGCGTCGATGCAGAACGCCGTGCGTGAAGCCGCCGACTGTGGCATCGACCAGATCGTGCTGGTGGAAGCCGGCACCATCCCGATGACCACCAGCGGCAAGATCGCCCGCCAGGGCGCACGCAAGCAACTGGCGGCGGGCACGTTGAGCATCATCGCCCAGAGCGGCGGGCCGGCGCCTTCCCCGCGTGAAACCCTTGATGCAGGCCAGCTCAAGGCCCTGGTCCAGGCGTCGAAACACGAGGCCCAAAGCGCCTGCCGCCAATGGCTCGCGCAGACCTTGCACGAGGTCAATCCGTACCTGGCCGTGGATTTCCAACAGAGCCTGGTAGGCCAGGGACTGGACTCCATCAGCGTCGCCGATTTCGCCGCACGCCTGCACCGGGACCTGGGTTGGAACCTCGACACCCAGGACCTGTTCGGCGAGCAGACCCTGGCGCAATGGGCCAAGGCCCTGCTGGATTTCCTCAGTGAGCCGCCAGCGGCCGAGCGACCCTCGACGGCGCGCGACAACGCCAGCGAACATCGCCAATCCTTCGCCCAGCGCCGCTTGTGGTTCCTGCGCCAACTCAACCCGGACGACACCCGGCACAACCTGGTGCTGCACCTGAGCCTGCGAGGTCCACTTGAAATCGAGGTGCTGGCCGAGCGCTTGAGCGCCTTGGTCAACCGACACAGCGTATTGCGCACGGTCTACCGCGATGGCATCGACGGCCCGCAGCAACAGGTGCAGCCCGCCACGCCGGTCGCATTGGACTGGCACGACCTGCAAGGGCAGAGTGAGGCGCAGCAACGGCAAGCGCTGCGCGACGCCCTGGCACGCGAACACACCACCCCGGTCAATCTCACCGAGGGGCCGCTGCTGCGCGCCCAACTGCTGAGCCGTGACGCGCAGCAACACGACCTGCTGCTGACCCTGCACCACATCGCCTTTGACGGGCGTTCGGCGCAAGTGCTGCTGGCGGAGTTGGCCGGTGTAGCAAACGCCCAACAACCGGTGCAATACCTCGATTTCGCCCAGTGGGAAGCGACCCACTGGAGCGAACAGCGGATCGCCACCGAGCAGGACTTCTGGCGCGCCCACCTGGCCGGCCTGCCGCAAAGCCTCGAACTGGGCGGCAGCGGCCAGGCCCAGGGTGAACACAGCCTGCACTTCAACGTGCCCCAGGCCACCTGCGAACAACTCTCGGCATTGGCCCGCGAGCGCGGCATGACCCTGTTCATGCTGTTGCTGGCCCACTACCAACTGGTGCTCAAGCAACTGGGCGGCCAG contains:
- a CDS encoding peptide synthase, which gives rise to MFSFKQWIEVLETNARHFPERAALHFLPDGVEIGETLTFSQLHEQSQSLAAALQARYAPGDRVLLMQPSSLDYARAFCACLYAGMIAVPLFPPPSRKPRHLERVRNVVMDAEPALILAPAEHCEGLRELVQGRVDVLTVQHLGTPAASQWQRPAIDGSTVAFLQYTSGSTGSPKGVEVRQRNLIANVELMRQAYGFDEHGAMVNWLPLYHDMGLIGGLLAPLYSGMPCYLMASQTFVNAPSTWLQALSRYRGTVSFAPNFAYALCNRVVSDNLIAQLDLSAWKHAINGAEPIHPGTLDAFAQRFAACGLNPLAISPGYGQAEATLCVSATPADVLPVVLRLDKAVLETGRAALANADAAAVEFVACGFPQALHSIAIVDPQTHERCAADRIGEVWLKGPSNAESYWKNPEATREAFEAQIVGSSEHYLRSGDLGFMHKGQVVICGRLKDLLILNGRNLYPHDIEFAITDAEPGIRTGRIAAFSEMDPVLGREKLVIVAEPQRKFVDPARHPALFASMQNAVREAADCGIDQIVLVEAGTIPMTTSGKIARQGARKQLAAGTLSIIAQSGGPAPSPRETLDAGQLKALVQASKHEAQSACRQWLAQTLHEVNPYLAVDFQQSLVGQGLDSISVADFAARLHRDLGWNLDTQDLFGEQTLAQWAKALLDFLSEPPAAERPSTARDNASEHRQSFAQRRLWFLRQLNPDDTRHNLVLHLSLRGPLEIEVLAERLSALVNRHSVLRTVYRDGIDGPQQQVQPATPVALDWHDLQGQSEAQQRQALRDALAREHTTPVNLTEGPLLRAQLLSRDAQQHDLLLTLHHIAFDGRSAQVLLAELAGVANAQQPVQYLDFAQWEATHWSEQRIATEQDFWRAHLAGLPQSLELGGSGQAQGEHSLHFNVPQATCEQLSALARERGMTLFMLLLAHYQLVLKQLGGQQRFLLGTDVSGRPLAEHQDVIGFFVNQLTLRCDLHGEPTLAGFLERVRDEARLAYAHQGLPFDLVVSALAPQRLPGHSPLFQVKLNYQPSRVTPASIAGAQLDTLEVAQAPGDFHLVLDLVHGTDGLEATLKYRGEYFDQDRALRLQHLWTRLLEDTRQQLEEPLPALAARVDAWDQAFQRERQQAQAQTGRSQMLQAKRRSMPL